In a single window of the Nocardioides sp. L-11A genome:
- a CDS encoding branched-chain amino acid ABC transporter permease, with amino-acid sequence MNDLRDLALWRQFAAVAGCAVVAAVVVPAVGSNFVIAFGFQFVTWIVLALSWGLFSGNTGYASFGHGVFFGIGTYAAAAVFRHTDAPFVVALVVAGLAAGALALVVGLAVFASSRFSGDLFGLITLAMAFIVVTVVSNVSFLDGGTGVFVREHVIGSWAGSSTAHLLVIALGLAVLTAGIAIATSSTRWGAALRSIRDDEQVAESLGVPTYRYKVLTFVVSAMLAGLAGAPQAIYLGYVEVGAVFSLNIPLLVIMMTILGGITRWWGPLIGAASVVILREALLDLGSPELSQIILGGALVVVIALLPHGVSGAIPRRRGARRRTPALEGGTR; translated from the coding sequence ATGAACGACCTGCGCGACCTCGCCCTGTGGCGTCAGTTCGCCGCGGTGGCCGGCTGTGCCGTCGTCGCCGCCGTCGTCGTCCCCGCCGTCGGATCCAACTTCGTCATCGCGTTCGGGTTCCAGTTCGTCACCTGGATCGTGCTCGCCCTCAGCTGGGGCCTGTTCTCGGGCAACACCGGCTACGCGAGCTTCGGTCACGGTGTCTTCTTCGGCATCGGGACGTACGCCGCCGCGGCCGTCTTCCGACACACCGACGCGCCCTTCGTCGTGGCGCTCGTCGTGGCCGGCCTGGCGGCCGGGGCACTGGCTCTCGTGGTCGGCCTGGCCGTCTTCGCATCGTCCCGGTTCTCCGGCGACCTCTTCGGCCTGATCACCCTGGCCATGGCGTTCATCGTGGTGACGGTGGTGTCCAACGTGTCCTTCCTCGACGGCGGCACGGGAGTCTTCGTCCGTGAGCACGTGATCGGGTCGTGGGCCGGCTCGTCGACCGCTCACCTGCTGGTGATCGCTCTCGGGCTCGCCGTCCTCACCGCGGGCATCGCCATCGCCACCTCGAGCACCCGCTGGGGGGCCGCGCTGCGGTCGATCCGCGACGACGAGCAGGTCGCCGAGTCGCTCGGCGTACCGACCTACCGCTACAAGGTGCTCACCTTCGTCGTCAGCGCGATGCTCGCGGGACTGGCCGGCGCGCCGCAGGCGATCTATCTGGGGTACGTCGAGGTCGGGGCGGTGTTCAGCCTGAACATCCCGCTGCTGGTCATCATGATGACCATCCTCGGCGGCATCACCCGCTGGTGGGGGCCACTCATCGGCGCGGCCTCCGTCGTGATCCTGCGCGAGGCCCTGCTCGACCTCGGCTCCCCGGAGCTCTCGCAGATCATCCTGGGCGGCGCGCTCGTCGTCGTCATCGCCCTGCTGCCGCACGGCGTGTCCGGCGCGATCCCGCGCCGGCGCGGCGCCCGGCGGCGGACACCGGCCCTGGAAGGAGGGACACGATGA
- a CDS encoding branched-chain amino acid ABC transporter permease, translating to MSVSSLALAQTLLNGALLGCLFGSIALGLSVKWGHLGVADFFHLSLTLLGAYLTYSLVTELLWDPFLTLAVTVPAFFAVGVGVQWLFHLIDAQPFTTLLITFALFIVTESVVSMIWSPDLLNLRPLLSDGFTTSIRLPEPLPQLAVQPIDLVALVCAALMVGLAAYALRSTRAGRAVQAMRQDAAIAETLGVRVLPLTLAVSGLAAATAAVAGMVVSLRMPLTPTLPLQWIGIVVVATMLGGLGRPLGALVAAVVLMMIQNAWSLWFPPQWAPAVTFGVLFLFLALQPLTRVARERITSGRTA from the coding sequence ATGTCCGTTTCCTCGCTCGCGCTCGCCCAGACCCTCCTCAACGGAGCGCTGCTCGGCTGCCTGTTCGGCAGCATCGCGCTGGGCCTCAGCGTCAAGTGGGGCCACCTCGGGGTGGCCGACTTCTTCCACCTCTCGCTCACCCTGCTCGGCGCCTACCTGACCTACAGCCTGGTGACCGAGCTGCTGTGGGACCCCTTCCTCACCCTCGCGGTCACCGTGCCGGCGTTCTTCGCGGTGGGGGTGGGCGTGCAGTGGCTCTTCCACCTCATCGACGCCCAGCCGTTCACGACCCTGCTCATCACCTTCGCGCTGTTCATCGTCACCGAGAGCGTGGTCTCGATGATCTGGAGCCCTGACCTGCTGAACCTCCGCCCGCTCCTCTCGGACGGCTTCACCACGAGCATCCGGCTCCCCGAGCCACTCCCGCAGCTGGCCGTCCAGCCCATCGACCTGGTCGCGCTCGTCTGCGCGGCGCTCATGGTCGGCCTGGCGGCGTACGCGCTGCGGAGCACCCGCGCCGGGCGGGCCGTCCAGGCGATGCGCCAGGACGCCGCGATCGCCGAGACCCTCGGTGTGCGCGTGCTCCCGCTGACCCTCGCCGTCTCGGGTCTGGCCGCGGCCACCGCGGCCGTCGCGGGGATGGTGGTCAGCCTGCGGATGCCGTTGACGCCGACCCTGCCGCTGCAGTGGATCGGCATCGTCGTGGTCGCCACCATGCTCGGCGGCCTCGGCCGCCCGCTCGGCGCACTCGTCGCCGCGGTCGTGCTGATGATGATCCAGAACGCCTGGTCGCTCTGGTTCCCGCCCCAATGGGCGCCCGCCGTCACCTTCGGTGTGCTCTTCCTCTTCCTCGCCCTCCAGCCGCTCACCCGCGTCGCGCGGGAGCGCATCACCTCCGGGAGGACCGCATGA
- a CDS encoding ABC transporter substrate-binding protein produces MFHAPRPAVRGLALSAAAALMLTACGGVVKDEKSADDRVADIPDAELVAPIAGMECTEGAPPAGDPIVVGGSLSLTGPLAPTGTLHDEVADLVVDWVNDCGGIDGRPLEWKVIDDQSTPATVTSNYERLIGDKVDFVMGPYGGAATLAGAGPVTRAGYAYPTATNGAPDKLIGENHFPAWQMGGVDDPAQMFDAQAQTLLDALESSGNPPQSAFFATAKFPTTLSYRGSVVAALEDAGTTIEGDVEYDLGTTDFSSIAIRIQNADPDLVYLGGIGADVTNLYQAFDAIGYEPRSIYVSLPAPAAVAALGDKADGMMISSIYEDNPPLGDTPIARYFTKAYSEVAQKDDLFPFVETQAAASLAAWQILLTGMTEGGIDNAAVIAWLNAHEVETVVGTLNFDGFNNYGIDINRVAQVQDGRRVLVWPEDVAGAELDYNP; encoded by the coding sequence ATGTTCCACGCCCCGAGGCCCGCCGTGCGCGGGCTCGCCCTCAGCGCCGCCGCGGCACTGATGCTCACCGCCTGCGGCGGCGTCGTGAAGGACGAGAAGTCGGCCGACGACCGGGTCGCCGACATCCCCGACGCCGAGCTGGTCGCGCCGATCGCCGGGATGGAGTGCACGGAGGGCGCGCCGCCCGCCGGCGACCCCATCGTCGTCGGTGGCTCGCTCAGCCTCACCGGGCCGCTCGCGCCGACCGGCACCCTGCATGACGAGGTGGCCGACCTGGTGGTCGACTGGGTCAACGACTGCGGCGGGATCGACGGCCGCCCGCTGGAGTGGAAGGTGATCGACGACCAGTCGACGCCGGCCACCGTGACCTCCAACTACGAGCGCCTGATCGGCGACAAGGTCGACTTCGTGATGGGCCCGTACGGCGGCGCGGCGACACTCGCCGGCGCCGGCCCGGTCACCCGCGCCGGATATGCCTATCCGACCGCCACGAACGGCGCGCCCGACAAGCTCATCGGCGAGAACCACTTCCCGGCCTGGCAGATGGGCGGCGTCGACGACCCGGCGCAGATGTTCGACGCGCAGGCGCAGACCCTCCTCGACGCGCTGGAGTCCAGCGGCAACCCGCCGCAGTCGGCGTTCTTCGCGACCGCGAAGTTCCCGACCACGCTGAGCTATCGCGGCTCGGTGGTCGCGGCGCTCGAGGACGCGGGCACGACGATCGAGGGCGACGTGGAGTACGACCTCGGCACCACCGACTTCAGCTCGATCGCGATCCGGATCCAGAACGCCGATCCCGACCTGGTCTACCTGGGCGGCATCGGCGCCGACGTCACGAACCTCTACCAGGCGTTCGACGCCATCGGCTACGAGCCGCGGTCGATCTACGTCTCGCTGCCGGCGCCGGCCGCCGTCGCCGCACTCGGGGACAAGGCCGACGGCATGATGATCTCCTCGATCTACGAGGACAACCCGCCGCTCGGGGACACCCCGATCGCCCGGTACTTCACCAAGGCCTACAGCGAGGTCGCCCAGAAGGACGACCTGTTCCCCTTCGTCGAGACCCAGGCGGCGGCCAGCCTCGCGGCCTGGCAGATCCTGCTCACCGGCATGACCGAGGGCGGCATCGACAACGCGGCCGTCATCGCCTGGCTGAACGCCCACGAGGTCGAGACCGTCGTCGGGACGCTCAACTTCGACGGCTTCAACAACTACGGCATCGACATCAACCGGGTGGCCCAGGTGCAGGACGGCAGGCGCGTCCTGGTCTGGCCCGAGGACGTCGCCGGCGCCGAGCTCGACTACAACCCCTGA
- a CDS encoding cyclase family protein: MTTIVDLSRTLDPAYRDMVPPAYEPLAAVLAPKIHYLAPGGEGLQRTMDIFGCPAEHLPNGEGWGEDWLTEMNTHCGTHVDAPLHSGSLIEGKPARTISDIDLSELYRPGMVLDVRPWAAPGEAITIEALEGAIAATGREVQQGDALLLRTGQERYTPADPEFFNYPGMNGDGTRYLTGLGATILGTDAMAWDRPFPVMKAAYEATGDPKELWDGHFAIADKEAFIIQQLDNLQALPLTGFHVGFFPIKLPKTSASPCRVVGFLDN, encoded by the coding sequence ATGACCACGATCGTCGATCTCTCCCGCACCCTCGATCCCGCCTACCGCGACATGGTGCCGCCGGCCTACGAGCCGCTGGCCGCCGTGCTCGCCCCCAAGATCCACTACCTCGCCCCGGGGGGCGAGGGACTCCAGCGCACCATGGACATCTTCGGCTGCCCGGCCGAGCACCTCCCCAACGGCGAGGGCTGGGGCGAGGACTGGCTGACCGAGATGAACACCCATTGCGGCACCCACGTCGACGCGCCGCTGCACAGCGGCAGCCTGATCGAGGGCAAGCCCGCCCGCACGATCAGCGACATCGACCTGTCCGAGCTGTACCGGCCGGGCATGGTGCTCGACGTACGCCCCTGGGCCGCGCCCGGCGAGGCGATCACCATCGAGGCGCTGGAGGGGGCGATCGCGGCCACCGGCCGCGAGGTGCAGCAGGGCGACGCCCTCCTGCTCCGCACCGGGCAGGAGCGCTACACGCCGGCCGACCCGGAGTTCTTCAACTACCCGGGCATGAACGGCGACGGCACCCGCTATCTCACCGGTCTGGGAGCCACCATCCTCGGCACCGACGCCATGGCCTGGGACCGCCCGTTCCCCGTGATGAAGGCGGCCTACGAGGCGACCGGCGACCCCAAGGAGCTGTGGGACGGCCACTTCGCCATCGCCGACAAGGAGGCCTTCATCATCCAGCAGCTCGACAACCTGCAGGCGCTGCCGCTGACCGGCTTCCACGTCGGCTTCTTCCCGATCAAGCTCCCGAAGACCAGCGCGTCGCCGTGCCGGGTCGTCGGCTTCCTCGACAACTGA
- a CDS encoding fumarylacetoacetate hydrolase family protein, translating to MRLITFTTTDGATHVGALAGDTAISLTRASEGDPRFASMLDLIRAGAAGVEDARELCDSHPAHAVHALDDVTLRAPLPNPPRLRDCSLFIAHLQPAFRGMARSIAAEAADPEAEYERLVATGKFDTPEVFSREVIYYNADHTAVSGPGDLIVAPAETRQLDYELEFAAVLGRTARDVAEADAAGVVFGYTIFNDWSCRDLQSVVMESQLGPSRGKDFDGSNTLGPCIVTPDELGSPYDLEMTARVNGEVWSHGSTSTMHHSFEKAIAHFSRNRTVHAGDVLGTGTVMSGSPVEIGKRLKDGDEVELEVQGIGVLRNRVQLPY from the coding sequence TTGAGGCTCATCACATTCACCACGACGGACGGGGCGACGCACGTCGGCGCCCTCGCCGGCGACACCGCGATCAGCCTGACCCGGGCGTCGGAGGGCGATCCGCGGTTCGCGTCGATGCTCGACCTGATCCGGGCCGGCGCTGCGGGCGTCGAGGACGCGCGCGAGCTCTGCGACTCGCACCCGGCGCACGCGGTCCACGCGCTCGACGACGTGACGCTGCGGGCCCCGCTCCCGAACCCGCCGCGCCTGCGCGACTGCTCGCTGTTCATCGCCCACCTCCAGCCGGCCTTCCGGGGGATGGCCCGCTCGATCGCGGCCGAGGCCGCTGACCCCGAGGCGGAGTACGAGCGGCTGGTGGCGACCGGCAAGTTCGACACCCCGGAGGTGTTCTCCCGCGAGGTCATCTACTACAACGCCGACCACACGGCCGTGAGCGGGCCGGGCGACCTGATCGTCGCCCCCGCCGAGACCCGGCAGCTGGACTACGAGCTGGAGTTCGCCGCCGTGCTGGGCCGCACCGCCCGCGACGTCGCGGAGGCGGACGCCGCCGGCGTGGTCTTCGGCTACACGATCTTCAACGACTGGAGCTGCCGCGACCTGCAGAGCGTCGTCATGGAGTCGCAGCTCGGGCCGTCCCGCGGCAAGGACTTCGACGGCTCCAACACGCTCGGCCCCTGCATCGTCACGCCGGACGAGCTCGGCTCGCCGTACGACCTCGAGATGACGGCGCGCGTCAACGGCGAGGTCTGGTCGCACGGCTCGACCTCGACGATGCACCACTCCTTCGAGAAGGCCATCGCGCACTTCTCCCGCAACCGCACGGTCCACGCCGGTGACGTGCTCGGCACCGGCACCGTGATGTCGGGCAGCCCGGTCGAGATCGGCAAGCGCCTCAAGGACGGCGACGAGGTCGAGCTCGAGGTCCAGGGCATCGGCGTCCTCCGCAACCGCGTCCAGCTCCCCTACTGA
- a CDS encoding helix-turn-helix domain-containing protein: MSVDLLSPPSSAQYLRWLLAAKDPTQALQLAADHVAAVLDCPVSWAGLVEGEYLVMGAHHGVASTEMAAAWRLKIGEGIGGRVALERRPQMSRDYRHDSRRVPLLKRLIDNEGIQATLIVPLLVADSLLGVLYAAHRNPYPWTDAEVEMLEEIAHDLGVRLHQLDVDGRRGQLAEAAERRAERATREQRACADLANGFATHTDPVGSLDLLAREIGGRVELRQADGTLVRAAGELRQGNARVIRRTELVDCGGLTVVVIDTRDPDEQRQAFVDLCISLFRLQVLRVGERERTAERLNGELFDGLLSGRIGDPEELRARVSMMGIDLGPGAQVLVAGGRDHEPVGRAELDSLLRAVFPGVVTLERAGRAVAVLPPTGRPAARVRAQLTDVLSRSRRGWTVGLGRSCADLRDFSTSYDEARAACELAVRGAAGGSVVTAHELGILGMASLPATHLETTVRDVLGPLLDLDQRRGTDFVPTLRTYLAHDRHLPDTAAALHVHYNTVRNRIARIEDVLGVDMRDVDHRFRLETALRMHALSTALAGA; the protein is encoded by the coding sequence GTGAGCGTGGACCTGCTGTCGCCGCCGTCCTCCGCCCAGTACCTGCGCTGGCTGCTCGCCGCGAAAGACCCGACCCAGGCCCTGCAGCTCGCGGCCGACCACGTCGCCGCCGTCCTCGACTGCCCGGTGTCCTGGGCCGGGCTGGTCGAGGGGGAGTACCTCGTGATGGGGGCGCACCACGGGGTCGCGTCCACCGAGATGGCGGCCGCCTGGCGGCTCAAGATCGGCGAGGGCATCGGCGGTCGGGTCGCGCTCGAGCGCCGGCCCCAGATGAGCCGCGACTACCGTCATGACTCGCGACGGGTGCCGTTGCTCAAGCGCCTCATCGACAACGAGGGCATCCAGGCCACCCTGATCGTCCCGCTCCTGGTGGCCGACTCCCTGCTCGGCGTCCTCTACGCCGCCCACCGGAATCCCTACCCGTGGACCGACGCCGAGGTCGAGATGCTGGAGGAGATCGCCCACGACCTCGGCGTGCGGCTCCACCAGCTCGATGTCGACGGCCGTCGCGGACAGCTCGCCGAGGCCGCCGAGCGGCGGGCCGAGCGGGCGACCCGGGAGCAGCGCGCCTGCGCCGACCTGGCCAACGGCTTCGCGACCCACACCGACCCGGTCGGCTCGCTGGATCTGCTGGCCCGCGAGATCGGCGGCCGGGTCGAGCTGCGCCAGGCCGACGGGACCCTGGTCCGCGCGGCCGGCGAGCTGCGCCAGGGCAATGCGCGGGTGATCCGGCGCACCGAGCTCGTCGACTGCGGCGGCCTCACGGTCGTGGTCATCGACACCCGCGACCCCGACGAGCAGCGCCAGGCCTTCGTCGACCTGTGCATCAGCCTGTTCCGGCTGCAGGTCCTGCGAGTGGGGGAGCGGGAGCGGACGGCGGAGCGGCTGAACGGTGAGCTCTTCGACGGCCTCCTCAGCGGCCGGATCGGCGACCCCGAGGAGCTCCGGGCCCGGGTCTCGATGATGGGCATCGATCTGGGCCCCGGCGCGCAGGTCCTCGTCGCCGGCGGGCGCGACCACGAGCCCGTGGGCCGCGCGGAGCTCGACTCGCTGCTGCGGGCGGTCTTCCCGGGGGTGGTCACCTTGGAGCGCGCCGGGCGCGCGGTCGCCGTCCTGCCACCCACCGGCCGCCCGGCGGCGCGGGTGCGGGCGCAGCTCACCGACGTGCTGAGCCGCTCGCGTCGCGGCTGGACCGTCGGGCTCGGACGCAGCTGCGCCGACCTCCGCGACTTCTCGACGTCGTACGACGAGGCGCGGGCCGCCTGCGAGCTGGCCGTCCGCGGCGCGGCGGGCGGCTCCGTGGTCACCGCCCACGAGCTGGGGATCCTCGGCATGGCCAGCCTGCCCGCCACCCATCTGGAGACCACGGTGCGCGACGTGCTGGGGCCGTTGCTCGACCTCGACCAGCGCCGCGGGACCGACTTCGTGCCGACCCTGCGGACCTACCTCGCCCACGACCGACACCTGCCGGACACCGCCGCGGCGCTGCACGTGCACTACAACACGGTGCGCAACCGGATCGCGCGGATCGAGGACGTGCTCGGGGTCGACATGCGCGACGTCGACCACCGCTTCCGGCTCGAGACGGCCTTGCGGATGCACGCCCTGAGCACCGCGCTCGCCGGCGCCTGA
- a CDS encoding helix-turn-helix domain-containing protein, translating into MGSEPVTARARRVGQRRDRVFDAAIELFVEQGYDATTMDDIAVRADVARTSVFNYFERKTAFLDEWSARRRARAFHGTPRDGSGTLREELAAITRELAAISDTSRVATTAIIGAALRELDLLDDHPLSHEFLAVIRRHPEDLRDDIDQQLMGLTLATGYFAVLRAWIGDGPPPFDLGPRLLALLDLLLDGASRSGR; encoded by the coding sequence ATGGGATCCGAGCCCGTCACCGCCCGCGCCCGCCGGGTCGGCCAGCGGCGCGACCGCGTCTTCGACGCCGCGATCGAGCTGTTCGTCGAGCAGGGCTACGACGCGACGACGATGGACGACATCGCCGTGCGCGCCGACGTCGCGCGCACCTCCGTCTTCAACTACTTCGAGCGCAAGACCGCCTTCCTCGACGAGTGGTCGGCCCGGCGCCGGGCGCGCGCCTTCCACGGCACGCCCCGCGACGGCTCGGGCACGCTCCGCGAGGAGTTGGCCGCGATCACCCGGGAACTGGCCGCGATCAGCGACACCTCCCGGGTCGCGACGACGGCGATCATCGGCGCGGCGCTGCGCGAGCTCGACCTGCTCGACGACCACCCGCTCAGCCACGAGTTCCTCGCGGTCATCCGGCGCCACCCGGAGGACCTGCGCGACGACATCGACCAGCAGCTGATGGGCCTGACCCTCGCGACCGGCTACTTCGCCGTACTCCGGGCCTGGATCGGCGACGGGCCGCCGCCCTTCGACCTGGGGCCGCGCCTGCTGGCACTGCTCGACCTGCTCCTCGACGGCGCCAGCCGGTCCGGTCGCTGA
- a CDS encoding LuxR C-terminal-related transcriptional regulator, which yields MTWPILARPAIETAAGDALLARPPRAVLLRGASGVGKTTIARRVAEQCADPEVATVAIVGLAELRDAPLAPFLPALPMLGVRRHAPAGLTARDLIAALGARARAVILVIDDAPLLDDTSAAVAYQLVRAFAVPTIMTARTEHELSGPLARLAVENAVHTLEVGGLTRAQTDDLLRRHFDTTARPDDVSRLHEQTGGNPLYLREVVTLAERRGLIRHVDPGVEIGAVDLPRGVHSSIGDRLVGLDPESLAVLRLVTFGASAPRSALIRPEEDRHVDELVARGLVDLRPGNVLSPSHPSVGEVVREGLSAQERERFTCVVADRLGASADDDLRFTAVRLRCDSAAGPAIPDLEWAVRRAFAIGEHAIAHDLSGRLRRDLGASPPPFGVLIDDASALSALGRLDDADTAFDAARAAATTSAERALLVSRCGTHLAYRRFDVPGALALAEAASGELTARDRALLGPEIRTWRILTGQIASHGSPPDQEDGGTNDTATAADISPEVALRGAISAVMLDSMSGRVTGEAADVLARIEREQGILDPSASAMVHLQRYFMLLSLGQGDAAAAVCEEQRVVSTPDAAGMWSLTLGIHRMYNGRLTEALDLAELAAEQLRWRDPLGFLGFALALRANVEAQRGEAEAARSLLDDLLPAQLGDPKTALQVLEARAYLAVHAGDAETASRLAVGACRGASEAGHDLVAAISLAVCVRVGRASDAVPLLQEIQDRVGPDLGLYAALRDVALALTERRPALVRDAARRLATAGMNAAAIDALHQAERWPATRGDEAELLAHRRLRRSLQQAGDAPSRWTEPDEAVPLTAREQEIVDLVRQRLSSPEIATRLVVSVRTVDNHLAKVYRKLGVSSRAEVRALLGP from the coding sequence ATGACGTGGCCGATCCTGGCGCGACCCGCCATCGAGACCGCGGCGGGCGACGCGCTTCTCGCTCGCCCGCCTCGAGCCGTTCTGCTGCGCGGAGCGTCCGGAGTCGGCAAGACCACCATCGCCCGGCGCGTCGCCGAGCAGTGCGCCGACCCCGAGGTGGCCACGGTGGCGATCGTGGGACTCGCCGAGCTGCGAGATGCCCCGCTCGCCCCCTTCCTGCCGGCCCTGCCGATGCTCGGCGTACGGCGGCACGCACCCGCCGGCCTGACCGCGCGCGACCTCATCGCGGCCCTCGGCGCCCGAGCTCGCGCCGTCATCCTGGTCATCGATGACGCGCCCCTCCTCGACGACACCTCGGCTGCCGTGGCCTATCAGCTGGTCCGGGCGTTCGCGGTACCCACGATCATGACGGCACGCACCGAACACGAGCTGAGCGGCCCACTCGCTCGCCTCGCCGTCGAGAACGCCGTGCACACCCTCGAGGTCGGCGGACTCACCCGCGCCCAGACCGACGATCTCCTGCGCCGTCACTTCGACACGACGGCACGCCCCGACGACGTCAGTCGGCTCCATGAGCAGACAGGGGGCAATCCGCTCTACCTACGGGAGGTCGTGACGCTCGCCGAGCGTCGTGGACTGATCCGCCACGTGGATCCCGGCGTCGAGATCGGCGCCGTCGACCTGCCCCGCGGCGTGCACTCCTCGATCGGCGACCGCCTGGTCGGGCTCGACCCGGAGTCCTTGGCCGTGCTGCGCCTGGTCACCTTCGGAGCCTCGGCTCCACGCTCGGCGCTGATCCGGCCCGAGGAAGACAGGCACGTGGACGAGCTGGTCGCCCGGGGGCTGGTGGACCTGCGGCCGGGGAACGTCCTGAGCCCGTCCCACCCCTCGGTCGGAGAGGTGGTCAGAGAGGGCCTCTCCGCGCAGGAGCGCGAACGATTCACCTGCGTCGTGGCCGACCGGCTGGGGGCCAGCGCCGACGACGACCTGCGCTTCACGGCGGTACGACTGCGCTGCGACTCGGCCGCCGGCCCCGCGATTCCCGACCTCGAGTGGGCGGTGCGCCGGGCCTTCGCGATCGGCGAGCACGCGATCGCCCACGACCTGAGTGGGCGGCTGCGTCGTGACCTCGGCGCGAGTCCGCCGCCGTTCGGCGTACTGATCGACGACGCGAGTGCCCTCTCCGCATTGGGCCGCCTCGACGACGCCGACACCGCATTCGACGCCGCGCGCGCCGCCGCGACGACCTCGGCCGAACGGGCGCTCCTCGTGTCGCGCTGCGGCACCCACCTGGCCTACCGCCGATTCGATGTGCCGGGTGCACTCGCCCTGGCCGAGGCGGCATCGGGTGAGCTCACCGCCCGGGACCGGGCACTCCTCGGGCCAGAGATCAGGACCTGGCGCATCCTCACCGGCCAGATCGCCAGCCACGGCTCGCCTCCGGATCAGGAGGACGGCGGCACGAACGACACCGCGACCGCCGCCGACATCTCCCCCGAGGTCGCGCTGCGGGGCGCGATCTCCGCGGTCATGCTGGACTCGATGAGCGGCCGGGTGACGGGCGAGGCTGCCGACGTACTCGCTCGCATCGAGCGAGAGCAAGGCATCCTCGATCCGTCCGCCTCTGCGATGGTGCACCTGCAGCGGTACTTCATGCTGCTCTCCCTCGGCCAGGGCGATGCAGCCGCCGCGGTCTGCGAGGAGCAGCGGGTGGTCAGCACGCCCGACGCAGCCGGTATGTGGTCCCTCACCCTCGGCATCCACCGGATGTACAACGGCCGCCTGACGGAGGCGTTGGACCTGGCGGAGCTCGCCGCCGAACAGCTCCGCTGGCGCGATCCGTTGGGATTCCTCGGATTCGCACTCGCCCTGCGCGCCAACGTGGAGGCACAGCGCGGTGAGGCCGAGGCCGCCCGGTCGCTGCTGGACGACCTGCTGCCGGCCCAGCTCGGCGACCCGAAGACGGCGCTTCAGGTGTTGGAGGCCCGGGCCTACCTCGCGGTCCACGCCGGTGACGCCGAGACCGCCTCCAGGCTGGCCGTCGGCGCCTGCCGAGGCGCGAGCGAGGCCGGGCACGACCTGGTGGCCGCCATCTCATTGGCGGTGTGCGTCCGCGTCGGTCGGGCGAGTGACGCGGTGCCGTTGCTACAGGAGATCCAGGACCGGGTGGGCCCGGACCTGGGGCTCTACGCCGCCCTCCGGGATGTTGCGCTCGCGTTGACCGAGCGGCGTCCCGCGCTGGTCAGGGACGCCGCGCGGCGCCTCGCCACCGCCGGGATGAACGCGGCGGCGATCGACGCACTCCACCAGGCGGAGCGCTGGCCCGCGACCCGCGGCGACGAAGCAGAGCTGCTGGCCCACCGCCGGCTGCGGCGATCCCTCCAGCAGGCCGGTGACGCGCCCAGCAGGTGGACTGAGCCCGATGAGGCGGTCCCTCTGACCGCCCGCGAGCAGGAGATCGTCGACCTGGTGCGCCAGCGGTTGAGCAGCCCCGAGATAGCGACCCGGCTGGTGGTCTCCGTGCGGACCGTGGACAACCATCTGGCCAAGGTCTACCGGAAACTCGGCGTCTCCAGCCGAGCAGAGGTACGTGCGCTTCTCGGCCCCTGA